Proteins from one Bacteroides mediterraneensis genomic window:
- a CDS encoding MFS transporter: MPKDKLVTPSFCAILAANFLLYFGFWLLTPILPFYLSEVFHTSHTTIGIVLSCYTVSSLCIRPFSGYFLDTFARKPLYLLAYFIFTLIFAGYMTATVLTLFIIFRVVHGFSFGMVTVGGNTLVIDIMPSSRRGEGLGYYGLTNNIAMSIGPMFGLFLHSGGASYTTIFSYALGSCVLGFIAACIVRTPYKAPVKRAPISLDRFILLKGLPAGLSLLLLSIPYGMTTNYVAMYAQEIGITAETGFFFTLMAVGMAVSRLFSGRLVDKGLVTQVIAAGLYLVSACYFALTACGWLVECSLKITTIIFFLISLLLGIGFGTMFPAYNTLFVNLAPNNQRGTATSTYLTSWDVGLGIGMLTGGYIAEIATFKIAYLFGASLTVVSLLYFHFKAGPHFERNKLR, encoded by the coding sequence ATGCCAAAAGATAAACTGGTCACACCGAGTTTCTGCGCCATCCTGGCAGCTAATTTTCTACTCTATTTCGGATTCTGGCTACTGACGCCGATTCTTCCGTTCTATCTGTCGGAAGTATTCCATACATCACACACTACCATCGGAATCGTCCTTTCCTGCTATACGGTTTCTTCCTTGTGCATCCGTCCGTTTTCCGGTTATTTTCTGGACACGTTTGCCCGCAAACCTTTATACCTGCTGGCCTACTTCATCTTTACGCTGATTTTTGCCGGATACATGACTGCCACCGTATTGACCTTGTTTATCATTTTCCGTGTCGTCCACGGTTTTTCCTTCGGAATGGTTACCGTAGGCGGTAACACCCTGGTCATCGACATCATGCCGTCTTCCCGACGAGGAGAAGGATTAGGTTACTACGGACTGACCAACAATATCGCGATGTCCATTGGGCCGATGTTCGGTTTGTTTCTGCACAGTGGAGGGGCTTCTTACACCACTATCTTTTCGTATGCACTCGGCTCGTGCGTCTTAGGCTTCATTGCTGCCTGTATCGTACGCACTCCCTACAAAGCTCCCGTTAAACGTGCTCCCATTTCACTCGACCGTTTTATCTTACTCAAAGGACTTCCTGCTGGTCTCAGTCTGCTGCTGCTCTCCATTCCTTATGGAATGACTACCAACTACGTAGCCATGTATGCACAAGAAATTGGCATTACTGCAGAAACGGGGTTCTTTTTCACTCTCATGGCGGTAGGAATGGCTGTCAGCCGGTTATTTAGTGGAAGACTGGTAGACAAAGGACTGGTAACCCAAGTCATCGCCGCAGGATTATACCTGGTCAGTGCCTGCTATTTCGCTTTGACAGCCTGCGGATGGCTCGTAGAATGCAGCCTGAAAATAACGACAATCATTTTCTTCCTGATTTCATTGCTGCTGGGTATCGGATTCGGAACCATGTTCCCGGCTTACAACACCTTGTTTGTAAATCTTGCTCCCAACAACCAGCGAGGAACTGCCACCAGCACCTATCTGACCTCATGGGACGTCGGTTTGGGAATCGGGATGTTGACCGGAGGATACATTGCAGAAATAGCCACGTTCAAAATAGCCTACCTGTTTGGTGCCTCATTGACTGTAGTTTCCCTGCTGTATTTTCATTTCAAGGCAGGTCCTCATTTTGAAAGAAACAAACTCAGATAA
- the pheS gene encoding phenylalanine--tRNA ligase subunit alpha: MLAKIEQLLQEVKGLTAQNPEELEALRIKYLSKKGAINALMADFRNVPAEQKKEVGMKLNELKNLAQERIAALKETFENQDNSAAELDLTRTAYPIKLGTRHPLTIVRNEIIDIFGRIGFTIADGPEVEDDWHVFSSMNFPEDHPARDMQDTFFIETHPDIILRTHTSSVQSRVMEVSQPPIRVICPGRVYRNEAISYRAHCFFHQVEGLYVDKNVSFTDLKQVLLQFAQEMFGPDTKIRLRPSYFPFTEPSAEMDISCDICGGEGCPFCKYTGWVEILGCGMVDPAVLEANGIDSKVYTGYAFGMGVERITNLKYKVKDLRMFSENDTRFLEEFESAN, encoded by the coding sequence ATGTTAGCAAAAATAGAACAGTTGCTTCAGGAAGTAAAAGGACTCACAGCGCAGAATCCAGAAGAGCTGGAAGCTTTACGCATCAAATACCTGAGCAAAAAAGGTGCCATCAACGCCCTGATGGCTGACTTCCGTAACGTACCTGCAGAACAGAAGAAAGAAGTAGGTATGAAATTGAACGAGTTGAAGAACCTGGCACAAGAACGCATTGCTGCTTTGAAAGAAACATTCGAGAATCAGGACAACAGTGCAGCCGAACTGGATTTGACCCGTACAGCCTACCCAATCAAACTCGGTACACGCCATCCGCTGACTATTGTACGCAATGAAATTATCGATATCTTCGGCCGTATAGGCTTTACCATCGCCGACGGTCCGGAAGTTGAAGACGACTGGCATGTGTTCTCTTCCATGAACTTCCCTGAAGACCATCCGGCACGCGACATGCAGGATACCTTCTTCATCGAAACCCATCCTGACATCATCCTCCGTACGCACACTTCATCCGTACAGAGCCGCGTAATGGAAGTGTCACAACCGCCTATCCGCGTAATCTGCCCGGGACGTGTGTACCGTAATGAGGCTATCAGCTACCGTGCCCATTGCTTCTTCCACCAGGTAGAAGGTCTGTACGTGGACAAGAACGTTTCTTTCACCGACCTGAAACAGGTGCTGCTGCAGTTCGCACAGGAAATGTTTGGTCCGGATACAAAAATCCGCCTGCGTCCGTCGTACTTCCCGTTTACGGAACCTAGTGCAGAAATGGATATCAGTTGCGACATCTGCGGTGGCGAAGGCTGTCCGTTCTGTAAATATACCGGATGGGTAGAAATTCTGGGATGCGGTATGGTAGACCCGGCAGTCTTGGAAGCCAACGGCATCGATAGCAAAGTGTACACAGGTTATGCTTTCGGTATGGGAGTAGAACGTATCACGAACCTGAAATACAAAGTAAAAGACTTGCGAATGTTCTCTGAGAACGACACACGCTTCTTGGAAGAATTCGAATCGGCCAACTGA